Proteins from a genomic interval of Pseudodesulfovibrio nedwellii:
- the gspE gene encoding type II secretion system ATPase GspE, protein MLDFSVENALVASGHLSDEEVHELGPLAQEQDLDLPEFLLKKGRISESDITQFYARFYDKQYFDSFETSWILPELIRKFTIHYLKRFNAVPLKDKDGNVFVAISRPEALNIINDFHLTLDSESITPIFAPSQVVLGAINQVFGDVEEDMEAIEVLEGADVDSFSMLDDDKIEDLLDDTSDAPFIKLVNMILSQAVRANASDVHVEPYKDILRVRFRLDGVLYDKHSVSKKFHAALVSRIKIMAKLNIAEKRLPQDGRIALSLGGRQVDLRVSILPTGLGERIVMRLLEKSTEILNMPELGLTDQNLDRMKRLVKISHGIILVTGPTGSGKTTSLYSVLNYINSPDKNILTIEDPVEYQLDGIGQIQVNSKIGLDFSSGLRSIVRQDPDVVLIGEIRDGETAEIAIQAALTGHLVFSTLHTNDAPSAVTRLIDMGVEPFLLSSVLRAVVAQRLVRRLCSECKEAYVPNEEQLATDFGKFADEFRGLEVYRAVGCENCMGTGYKGRMAIYEIMELSEATKSLVLNTADSNQLRKQAKADGMDTLTQNGVFKTKLGLTTLTEVLRVTNL, encoded by the coding sequence ATGCTCGATTTCAGTGTTGAAAACGCCTTGGTTGCCTCCGGGCACCTCTCAGATGAAGAGGTTCATGAGCTTGGTCCCTTGGCTCAGGAACAGGACTTGGATTTGCCGGAGTTCTTACTTAAGAAAGGGCGAATTTCAGAATCCGACATTACTCAGTTCTATGCTCGATTCTACGACAAGCAATATTTTGATTCCTTTGAAACGTCATGGATTCTTCCCGAGCTGATTCGCAAATTCACCATTCATTATCTCAAGCGTTTCAATGCCGTTCCTCTCAAGGACAAGGACGGAAATGTCTTCGTTGCCATCAGTCGCCCCGAGGCATTGAACATCATCAATGATTTTCACCTGACTCTCGACTCTGAATCCATAACACCGATTTTCGCGCCGTCACAGGTTGTGCTTGGAGCAATCAACCAAGTTTTCGGTGATGTAGAAGAAGACATGGAAGCCATTGAGGTTCTTGAAGGAGCCGATGTGGATTCCTTTTCCATGCTCGATGACGATAAGATCGAGGACCTTCTAGATGATACGAGTGACGCACCGTTCATCAAATTGGTCAACATGATTCTCTCGCAGGCCGTACGCGCTAATGCCAGTGATGTTCACGTTGAGCCATACAAAGATATCCTAAGAGTTCGCTTCCGCCTCGATGGTGTTTTGTATGACAAACATTCCGTTTCCAAGAAATTTCATGCTGCCCTTGTCTCGCGCATCAAAATAATGGCCAAGCTCAATATCGCCGAAAAAAGGTTGCCTCAGGATGGCCGTATTGCCCTGTCACTAGGCGGTCGTCAGGTCGACTTGCGTGTATCCATCCTTCCCACCGGATTGGGAGAGCGTATAGTCATGCGCTTGCTCGAAAAGAGTACGGAAATCTTGAATATGCCCGAGCTGGGGCTGACAGATCAGAATCTTGATCGTATGAAGCGGCTGGTAAAAATTTCGCATGGTATCATCCTGGTAACCGGCCCGACTGGTAGCGGTAAGACTACGTCCCTTTATTCGGTTCTCAACTACATCAACTCGCCAGACAAGAATATTCTGACCATCGAAGACCCTGTTGAGTACCAGTTGGACGGAATCGGCCAGATTCAAGTTAATTCAAAAATAGGGTTGGACTTTTCCTCCGGTCTTCGGTCCATCGTACGTCAGGACCCCGATGTAGTTCTGATCGGTGAAATTCGAGATGGCGAAACCGCTGAGATCGCTATTCAGGCCGCTTTGACGGGCCACCTTGTGTTCTCCACTCTACACACTAATGATGCACCCAGTGCCGTAACCCGGCTCATCGATATGGGTGTGGAGCCTTTCCTCCTCTCTTCGGTCCTTCGGGCCGTGGTGGCACAGAGACTGGTTCGCCGTCTTTGTTCCGAGTGCAAGGAGGCTTATGTGCCCAATGAGGAACAATTGGCCACAGATTTCGGCAAGTTTGCCGACGAGTTCCGAGGCCTGGAAGTATATCGTGCTGTGGGATGTGAGAACTGCATGGGGACCGGGTACAAGGGGCGGATGGCAATTTATGAAATAATGGAGCTATCTGAAGCGACTAAGTCACTCGTGCTCAATACTGCGGACTCAAACCAGCTTCGCAAACAAGCCAAAGCAGACGGCATGGATACTCTGACGCAAAACGGGGTTTTTAAGACTAAGCTGGGCTTGACAACGCTTACCGAAGTCCTCCGAGTGACGAATCTGTAG
- the gspN gene encoding type II secretion system protein GspN, which translates to MNPLNTIRERFFSFSLLDSIKGIEISRKKALTWSAYFFFGLIIFSLVFTAKYYVPQVDDMARNATSNLEGITVEFSYLEPQLFPPRVMLDYLRIYEKKPKKPILLLKDTDIRLSLFPLLVGKVSLSIDSRMYGGLMAADISTGMLFNTDWVSVDLKLDMVELEKIPQVKEYDRSFKGFASVETSFDGNIAFPSVMEGDLLVKVDQLDMENRFPIVKGARLSGYKVVLDCSLDDGLMTVRDFDLSDNDGISLKADGTIAIDQSDFNKSLLDLRGKFLGSPARLATSVLDPKVLTMLKKKQAVPVVVVGPLEGPQVLLK; encoded by the coding sequence ATGAATCCTCTGAATACCATACGGGAGAGGTTTTTTTCTTTTTCGCTCCTTGATTCCATCAAGGGCATTGAGATCTCACGGAAGAAAGCACTTACGTGGTCTGCATACTTCTTTTTCGGGTTAATAATTTTCTCACTGGTTTTTACTGCTAAATACTACGTTCCACAAGTTGACGATATGGCGCGCAATGCCACATCCAATTTGGAAGGCATTACCGTCGAGTTTTCCTACCTTGAACCACAACTTTTCCCTCCGCGAGTGATGCTCGATTATCTGCGGATATATGAGAAGAAGCCCAAGAAGCCCATCTTGTTGTTGAAAGATACGGATATCCGGCTGTCGCTTTTTCCCTTGCTTGTGGGCAAAGTCAGTTTGTCTATCGATAGCCGCATGTATGGCGGCCTTATGGCGGCTGATATCTCGACGGGTATGCTTTTCAACACAGACTGGGTCAGTGTCGATCTGAAATTGGATATGGTCGAATTGGAAAAGATTCCGCAAGTAAAAGAATATGACCGTTCGTTCAAGGGATTTGCCTCTGTAGAAACATCTTTTGATGGAAATATTGCTTTCCCTTCCGTTATGGAGGGTGACCTTCTGGTGAAGGTCGATCAGTTGGATATGGAAAACAGGTTTCCAATAGTTAAAGGAGCCAGACTTAGTGGGTACAAGGTCGTCCTTGATTGCTCCCTTGATGATGGTCTGATGACGGTTCGCGATTTTGACCTGAGCGACAATGATGGCATATCTCTAAAAGCCGATGGAACCATTGCCATCGATCAAAGTGATTTCAATAAGAGTTTGTTGGATTTGCGTGGTAAATTCCTTGGCTCGCCTGCCAGATTGGCGACAAGTGTATTAGATCCCAAGGTCCTTACAATGCTGAAGAAAAAGCAGGCTGTGCCAGTTGTGGTAGTCGGCCCACTTGAGGGGCCACAGGTGCTACTTAAGTAA